One window of Medicago truncatula cultivar Jemalong A17 chromosome 2, MtrunA17r5.0-ANR, whole genome shotgun sequence genomic DNA carries:
- the LOC25488300 gene encoding cytochrome P450 CYP82D47 gives MDVTIEYLYAVVTGVICIVLISYSAFFRGDARAQPKLPPLASGGWPLIGHLHLLGSSNQPPYITLGDLADKYGPIFTLRVGVHNAVVVSTWELAKEIFTTHDVIISSRPKFTAAKILGHDYANFGFSPYGDYWQMMRKVTASELLSTRRFETLRDIRDSEVKKSLMELCKSGFDHELGDLKVEMKRFLGDMNLNVIMRMIAGKRYSNESGDEREVRKVRWVFREFFRLTGLFVVGDAIPFLGWLDLGGHVKEMKKAAREMDSVVCGWLEDHRNKNDVGETKMEQDFIDVLLSVLHGVHLDGYDVDTVIKATCLTLIAGATDTTTVTITWALSLLLNNRHTLKKIQDELDEKVGKDRLVNESDINNLVYLQAVVKETLRLYPAGPLSGARQFTENCTVGGYNIQAGTRLILNLWKMHRDPRVWSKPLEFQPERFLNTHKDVDVKGQHYELLPFGGGRRSCPGITFGLQMTNLALASFLQAFEVTTPSNAQVDMSATFGLTNIKTTPLEVIAKPRLPYHLLFVKEH, from the exons ATGGATGTAACTATTGAGTATCTATACGCAGTAGTCACAGGAGTTATATGCATAGTATTAATTTCATACTCTGCGTTCTTTAGGGGTGATGCAAGAGCACAACCCAAGCTTCCACCTTTAGCTTCTGGTGGATGGCCTTTGATCGGTCACCTTCACCTCTTAGGAAGTTCAAATCAGCCTCCATACATAACCTTAGGAGACTTAGCCGATAAATACGGACCAATCTTCACCCTTCGAGTCGGCGTACACAACGCCGTTGTAGTAAGCACTTGGGAGTTAGCCAAGGAGATTTTCACCACCCACGATGTAATAATCTCGTCTCGTCCCAAATTCACCGCGGCTAAAATATTAGGACACGACTATGCTAATTTCGGGTTCTCTCCTTATGGAGATTACTGGCAAATGATGCGTAAGGTTACTGCTTCAGAGTTACTATCAACTCGAAGATTCGAAACCCTACGAGATATAAGGGATTCAGAGGTGAAGAAATCATTGATGGAGCTATGTAAAAGTGGGTTTGATCATGAGTTGGGTGATTTAAAAGTGGAGATGAAACGTTTTTTAGGGGATATGAATTTGAATGTGATTATGAGGATGATTGCTGGGAAAAGATACTCAAATGAAAGTGGTGATGAGAGAGAAGTGAGAAAAGTGAGATGGGTTTTTAGAGAGTTTTTTCGTTTGACAGGTTTGTTTGTGGTTGGTGATGCAATTCCATTTCTTGGATGGCTTGATTTGGGAGGACATGTGAAGGAGATGAAGAAAGCAGCTAGAGAAATGGATAGTGTTGTTTGTGGTTGGTTGGAAGATCATCGTAACAAAAATGATGTTGGAGAGACCAAGATGGAGCAGGATTTCATTGATGTATTGTTGTCTGTTCTTCATGGTGTTCATCTTGATGGTTATGATGTTGACACTGTCATCAAAGCTACATGCTTG acgTTAATTGCCGGGGCAACGGACACCACAACGGTAACAATAACATGGGCACTCTCATTATTGTTGAACAATCGCCACACTTTGAAGAAAATTCAAGACGAATTGGACGAAAAAGTTGGAAAAGATCGCCTAGTGAATGAATCGGACATAAACAACTTAGTCTACCTGCAAGCCGTGGTGAAAGAGACACTACGATTATATCCTGCTGGACCACTCTCAGGTGCGCGTCAATTCACTGAAAATTGTACCGTAGGTGGGTACAATATCCAAGCAGGTACTCGATTAATTTTGAATCTATGGAAGATGCATAGAGATCCACGTGTGTGGTCGAAGCCATTAGAGTTTCAACCAGAAAGGTTCTTAAATACTCATAAGGATGTAGATGTTAAAGGACAACATTATGAACTCCTTCCCTTTGGAGGTGGAAGAAGGTCTTGTCCTGGCATAACATTTGGTCTTCAAATGACAAATTTAGCATTAGCTTCTTTCTTGCAAGCATTTGAAGTCACAACCCCTTCAAATGCTCAAGTTGATATGAGTGCAACTTTTGGACTCACAAACATTAAAACCACTCCACTTGAGGTTATAGCTAAACCTCGTTTACCATACCACCTTCTCTTTGTCAAGGAACATTAG